CCATGGCCAGTTCACCTGATTCCCAAATCGGTGCGACAACACCGGTGTTATAGGTCAGGAAATCCGGATTTGAGTATTCCACCAGCGCTTTCAGCATCTCAAGCGTTTGACGACCGGCTTGGTTGTTGACCGACACTTCCGGAGTACCCGATTTAAAGAACGAGCCGCCGTGACCGAGATACATGTTGACGAATTCCTCACCCAGATTCCAGTCCGACTTGGTGAGCATGGCAAACGGATATTTCATGATCCCTGCTGAACGAATGGCTTCTGCGGTCTCAAGAACCTCTTCGTAGGTCTTTGGCACCGGTTTGCCGACCTGTTTCAGAATATCCTCACGAACAACCAGATGCTGGGCGTTCGCCATAAAAGCCACTGCCATGATCTTACCGTCAATGCGGATCAGCTGGCTCGGCTTAAGATTCTTCCCGTGTTTGGCCACCAGATCATCCAACGGACGGATCAGGCCGTCATTCAGAAGGGGCACAATGGAAGAGTTGGCCGCAATCTTCGCGGTGTATTCAGACGGGTTGGCGGTCATCGCCTCCACCTGAATATCGTTGTGCTTTGCTGTGTGGTTCTTGGAAAAAGTCGCCCCGCTGCCGATACATTTTTCAGCATAATCGACGACCGCATGCAGTGCGGGAAAGTCGTTTGCGAGAATGGAAACGTTACCGCTTGTAACCGGGCAAGCCGCTGCGGCAACCCCAGAAGACAGTCCCCACACTGTTGAGGCCACTGCGATTTTTTTGATGATAGACATGAAGTCCCTCCCTGTGATTAATCGGTATTATATTCTTGAGAAGCGGATATTGGCCACGAAAAAGCGCAACCAAATTCGCATACGTATGCAATTCTGTATAACTGATTCGACTTCGAACTCCAAAGACTTTTAAAACCCGGTGATCTGGCGCTGGCGCTCAATCAGATCAACACCGAGTTGGGCAAGAAAATCCAGATGATCGATGAAATTCCAGTTTTCGGCAAGCTTGTCGCCTTCGCGTCGGTACAGATCGACAACGCGCATACTCGCCTTTTTATCGGATTTCGGTGCCAGACCGATATATCCGCCCCTGGATTTCACATCAAAAGTCGGCCAGCCGAAAAAACCGCCATAGCACCCCTCGGCAAATTCCGTGCGGTGCCCGAAAAACTCGCCCCATTCAAGCCCCTTCTCGAAAGGAACACAGTGTTGCTTAAGATAGCACTCCTGCGTGTATGGAGCGCCGATACCGCCGGGACCCCACCAGATCATGTCATCCGTCCAGTCCAGGGATAAGTCGGTCCTCGTCGTTTTCACATCTTCGGACAGCAAACGGTCAATCATCCTCACGAAAAGCTTGAGCGTCGCCTGCCCCTCTTCTTCGGGCTGATTGCCGAACAACAAACCATCATGCGTGCGGGGGCCGGGGGTGACGATCGTCGCTGCTGTTGACGGCTGGTATACTTCGGCCCGGGCCTGCATCATCAGGTTCATGACATCCAGGAATATTGTCGATTCCGTGATTTTGTCGCCGGCCACCAAATTGAATTCGGCGTATCGCAACATGACCGACTGACGAGTCGGACGGATGCCGAGAAACGGTTTCTCGAACAACCCCAGAAGATGTCCCATCGAGACCACCCATATC
Above is a genomic segment from Parvularculales bacterium containing:
- a CDS encoding extracellular solute-binding protein, producing MSIIKKIAVASTVWGLSSGVAAAACPVTSGNVSILANDFPALHAVVDYAEKCIGSGATFSKNHTAKHNDIQVEAMTANPSEYTAKIAANSSIVPLLNDGLIRPLDDLVAKHGKNLKPSQLIRIDGKIMAVAFMANAQHLVVREDILKQVGKPVPKTYEEVLETAEAIRSAGIMKYPFAMLTKSDWNLGEEFVNMYLGHGGSFFKSGTPEVSVNNQAGRQTLEMLKALVEYSNPDFLTYNTGVVAPIWESGELAMAVMWGSSIGGLIDDEGSTPEVVKATKPANALTVRGGSTPASSLWWDGFTIAKNISDEDAEATFIALINGISDEMVKNNNDKAVWLMDAYKPGLAAEGVALVSASGAEPYPMLPYMGLLHSAAFQELPDFLQGNESAEQTLTDIEAAYTASAKEQGFIN